Proteins encoded within one genomic window of Saccharomyces mikatae IFO 1815 strain IFO1815 genome assembly, chromosome: 15:
- the PLB3 gene encoding lysophospholipase (similar to Saccharomyces cerevisiae PLB1 (YMR008C) and PLB3 (YOL011W); ancestral locus Anc_6.42), which translates to MIRPLCSRIIIAYVFTISQLLLATDAWSPTDSYVPGSVSCPDDINLVREATSISQNESAWLEKRNKVTSVALKDFLTRATAKFSNSSEILSKLFNDESNENLPKIAVAVSGGGYRSMLTGAGVLAAMDDRTEGANEHGLGGLLQSTTYLSGASGGNWLVGTLALNNWTSVQEILDNMPNDDSIWDLSDSIVTPGGINIFKTARRWDHISNAVESKQNSDYNTSLADIWGRALAYNFFPSLYRGGIGLTWSSIRDFPVFQNAEMPFPISVADGRYPGTKVINLNATVFEFNPFEMGSWDPSLNSFTNVKYLGTNVSNGVPLERGKCTAGFDNAGFIMGTSSTLFNQFLLRINSTHLPSFITRLARHFLKDLSQDFNDIAVYSPNPFKDTKFLDSDYTTSIVDSDSLFLVDGGEDDENVPVLPLIQKERDVDIIFAVDNSADMRLAWPDGSSLVHTYERQFVKQGQGMSFPYVPDTNTFVNLGLNKRPTFFGCDANNLTNLQYIPPLVVYLPNAEYSFNSNQSAFKLSYSESQRRSMIQNGFEIATRNNFTDDPEFMGCVGCAIMRRKQQALNITLPLECETCFTNYCWNGTLDTTPLPDVEKDVHHSFINVGSFNSSIEPQEGHFAESAALHSSLSSSTSGIPSATATFEKKTAANSGSHLSGMSVNFAAIITIALLALTGAV; encoded by the coding sequence ATGATACGTCCATTATGTTCAAGAATCATTATCGCCTATGTATTCACAATTTCCCAGTTGTTACTTGCCACTGATGCGTGGTCACCCACAGATAGTTATGTTCCGGGTTCAGTGTCGTGTCCCGATGACATAAATCTGGTGAGAGAGGCTACATCTATTTCTCAGAATGAGAGCGCATGGttggaaaaaaggaatAAAGTCACCAGTGTagctttgaaagatttCTTGACAAGAGCTACtgcaaaattttcaaatagcTCGGAAATTCTTTCTAAGTTATTCAACGATGAGAGCAACGAAAACCTGCCGAAAATTGCTGTCGCTGTTTCAGGTGGTGGCTACCGGTCCATGCTAACTGGTGCAGGAGTTTTAGCGGCAATGGATGACAGAACTGAAGGTGCTAATGAGCATGGGCTAGGCGGCCTTCTGCAAAGCACAACATATTTATCCGGTGCCTCGGGTGGTAATTGGCTAGTCGGTACTTTAGCTTTAAACAATTGGACATCtgtgcaggaaattcttgACAACATGCCGAACGATGATTCTATTTGGGACTTGTCGGATTCTATAGTTACGCCGGGTGGCATTAATATATTCAAGACCGCGAGAAGGTGGGACCATATTTCTAACGCCGTCGAATCCAAGCAAAACTCTGACTATAACACTTCTCTAGCCGATATTTGGGGCAGGGCTTTGGCCTATAATTTTTTCCCTTCTTTGTATAGAGGCGGTATAGGCTTAACTTGGTCTTCTATTAGAGATTTCCCAGTGTTTCAAAACGCCGAGATGCCTTTCCCAATTTCTGTTGCTGATGGTAGGTATCCTGGCACAAAGGTAATCAATTTGAACGCCACGGTTTTTGAGTTTAATCCCTTCGAAATGGGATCATGGGACCCTTCTTTGAATTCATTCACCAACGTCAAGTATTTAGGAACAAATGTTTCTAATGGTGTACCACTAGAAAGAGGCAAATGTACAGCTGGGTTCGACAATGCCGGCTTTATTATGGGTACTTCTTCAACACTATTCAATCAATTTCTCTTGAGAATAAACTCTACTCACTTGCCTAGCTTCATTACAAGATTAGCAAGGCATTTTCTGAAGGATTTATCTCAGGATTTTAATGATATCGCCGTTTATAGTCCGAACCCATTTAAGGATACAAAGTTCCTTGACAGTGACTATACCACAAGCATTGTTGATTCAGATAGCTTATTTCTGGTTGACGGTGGCGAAGATGACGAAAACGTACCTGTTTTGCCGCTAATACAAAAGGAACGTGATGTGGACATTATTTTTGCCGTGGATAATTCAGCTGACATGAGATTGGCATGGCCAGATGGTTCTTCTTTAGTCCATACATATGAACGTCAATTTGTTAAACAAGGCCAAGGTATGTCTTTCCCATATGTCCCAGACACGAATACCTTCGTTAATTTGGGCTTGAATAAGAGGCCAACCTTCTTTGGTTGCGACGCCAATAATTTGACCAATCTCCAGTACATTCCACCCCTAGTTGTTTACCTTCCTAATGCGGAATACTCTTTTAATAGTAATCAGAGTGCTTTCAAATTGTCTTATTCCGAATCCCAGAGAAGAAGTATGATCCAAAACGGGTTCGAAATTGCTACCAGAAATAATTTTACCGATGATCCTGAATTCATGGGTTGCGTCGGTTGCGCCATTATGAGACGTAAACAGCAGGCCTTGAACATTACTTTGCCTTTAGAATGTGAGACCTGTTTCACAAATTATTGCTGGAATGGCACTCTGGACACTACTCCATTACCAGATGTCGAGAAAGACGTACACCATTCATTTATCAACGTGGGCAGCTTCAACAGCTCCATAGAACCACAGGAAGGTCATTTTGCTGAGTCTGCAGCTCTTCACTCATCCCTTTCATCTTCGACTTCAGGAATCCCATCGGCTACCGCCACCTTTGAGAAAAAGACAGCTGCGAATTCTGGATCACATTTATCTGGCATGAGTGTAAATTTCGCTGCTATAATTACGATTGCCCTCCTAGCACTTACTGGAGCAGTGTGA
- the MDM12 gene encoding ERMES complex subunit MDM12 (similar to Saccharomyces cerevisiae MDM12 (YOL009C); ancestral locus Anc_6.37) has product MSFDINWSTLEADNRLNDLIRRHLNSYLQNTQLPSYVSNLRVLDFDLGKVGPAITLKEITDPLDEFYDSIREEVDEETNENHSDKDETEHAVTESSVANQQESNENSEPLVVMPSPNDIQFLLEVEYKGDLLVTIGADLVLNYPVEKFMTLPVKLSISDIGLHSLCIAACLSRQLFFSFLCDVSDPALDGNQVVLDPKGPILAATKPLERISIVRNMKIETEIGEQYQGQGSVLRSVGELEQFLFTIFKDFLRKEVAWPSWINLDFNDEDE; this is encoded by the coding sequence ATGTCCTTTGATATCAATTGGAGTACATTAGAAGCTGATAATAGACTAAATGACCTTATTAGAAGACATTTGAATTCGTATTTGCAGAATACTCAATTGCCAAGCTACGTCAGCAATCTTAGAGTACTAGATTTTGATCTGGGGAAAGTTGGTCCTGCCATAACTCTGAAAGAAATAACAGATCCTCTAGATGAGTTTTATGATTCAATCAGAGAAGAggttgatgaagaaacaaatgaaaatcatAGTGACAAAGACGAAACAGAGCATGCTGTTACTGAGAGTAGTGTAGCCAATCAGCAAGAATCGAATGAAAATTCCGAGCCACTCGTGGTTATGCCATCTCCTAATGATATAcaatttttgttggaaGTTGAGTATAAAGGTGACCTACTTGTCACAATTGGTGCCGACCTTGTACTGAATTATCCCGTTGAGAAATTTATGACTTTGCCAGTGAAGCTTTCCATTAGTGACATCGGGCTCCACTCTCTTTGCATCGCAGCATGTTTATCGAGGCAGCtgtttttcagttttttgtGTGATGTTAGTGATCCTGCACTAGACGGCAATCAGGTTGTTTTGGATCCTAAGGGACCAATTCTGGCAGCCACTAAGCCATTGGAGCGAATATCTATTGTGAGGAATATGAAGATTGAAACTGAAATAGGTGAACAATATCAGGGACAGGGCTCCGTATTGAGAAGCGTTGGAGAATTAGAACAGTTTTTGTTTACCATATTCAAGGATTTTTTAAGAAAGGAAGTAGCATGGCCAAGTTGGATTAATCTGGATttcaatgatgaagatgagtAA
- the CMK2 gene encoding calmodulin-dependent protein kinase CMK2 (similar to Saccharomyces cerevisiae CMK1 (YFR014C) and CMK2 (YOL016C); ancestral locus Anc_1.374), which produces MPKESEAINSEFHVDVQDPERLNGHPVAKFINKLSGQPDSYVNRTNYIFGRTLGAGSFGVVRQARKLSTNEDVAIKILLKKALQGNNVQLQMLYEELSILQKLSHPNIVSFKDWFESKDKFYIVTQLATGGELFDRILSRGKFTEVDAVEIVVQILGAVEYMHSKNVVHRDLKPENVLYVDKSENSPLVIADFGIAKQLKGKEDLIYKAAGSLGYVAPEVLTQDGHGKPCDIWSIGVITYTLLCGYSPFIAESVEGFMEECTASRYPVTFHIPYWDNISIDAKRFILKALRLNPTERPTATELLDDPWITSKRIGTSNILPDVKKGFSLRKKLRDAIEIVKLNNRIKRLRNMYLLGDDNDNDIEENSLNDNFFDGVTHSLNDLRLQSQKKVGELTEEQMKLKSALTKDAFVQIVKAATKNKHKVLAGEEDEDSEKTEQDDQK; this is translated from the coding sequence ATGCCAAAGGAGTCAGAGGCCATAAATTCTGAATTTCATGTGGATGTTCAAGATCCAGAGCGCCTGAATGGACACCCTGTAGCTAAGTTCATTAATAAGTTAAGCGGTCAGCCCGATTCTTATGTTAATAGGACCAATTATATTTTCGGTAGAACACTGGGTGCTGGTTCCTTCGGTGTTGTGAGGCAAGCAAGAAAGTTATCCACAAATGAAGACGTTGCTATTAAAATTCTATTGAAGAAAGCATTACAGGGAAACAATGTCCAGCTGCAGATGTTGTATGAAGAGCTATCCATTCTCCAAAAATTGAGTCATCCCAACATTGTCTCCTTCAAAGATTGGTTCGAGTCGAAGGATAAGTTTTATATAGTCACTCAGTTGGCAACGGGAGGTGAGCTATTTGATAGGATTCTTTCTAGAGGGAAGTTCACAGAAGTGGATGCTGTTGAAATTGTAGTTCAGATTCTGGGTGCTGTGGAATATATGCATTCTAAGAATGTTGTTCATAGGGACTTGAAACCTGAAAATGTACTTTATGTTGATAAATCAGAAAACTCACCTCTAGTAATCGCAGACTTCGGTATAGCTAAACAACtgaaaggaaaagaggATTTGATATACAAGGCAGCCGGATCTTTGGGCTATGTGGCGCCAGAAGTGCTTACCCAAGACGGGCACGGTAAACCTTGTGATATATGGTCTATCGGTGTGATCACATATACTTTACTCTGCGGTTACTCTCCATTTATTGCCGAAAGCGTTGAAGGATTTATGGAAGAATGTACGGCTTCTAGGTATCCGGTAACCTTCCACATACCCTATTGGGATAACATATCTATTGATGCGAAGCGTTTTATCTTGAAAGCGCTGAGACTGAACCCAACAGAAAGACCAACTGCTACAGAACTGCTGGACGATCCATGGATTACTTCTAAGAGAATTGGAACTAGTAACATTTTGCCAGATGTTAAGAAAGGGTTTTCTTTGCGTAAAAAATTACGTGACGCTATTGAAATTGTGAAGcttaataatagaattaaGAGACTGAGAAATATGTACTTGTTAGGAGATGACAATGACAATGATATAGAGGAAAACTCTCTCAATGACAATTTTTTCGATGGCGTGACACATTCGTTGAATGACTTACGTCTGCAATCTCAGAAGAAAGTAGGGGAACTCACAGAGGAACAAATGAAGTTGAAATCTGCATTAACAAAAGATGCCTTTGTCCAAATCGTTAAAGCTGCGACAAAGAATAAACATAAAGTATTGGCTGGcgaagaggatgaagataGCGAGAAAACAGAGCAAGACGATCAGAAGTAG
- the HRD1 gene encoding E3 ubiquitin-protein ligase HRD1 (similar to Saccharomyces cerevisiae HRD1 (YOL013C); ancestral locus Anc_6.45), whose translation MVPENRRKQLVVFIVITYLLTFYCVYSATKTSVSFLQVTLKLNEGFNLMVLSIFVLLNSTLLWHLLTRLLFGELRLIEHEHIFERLPFTIINTLFMSSMFHERYFFTVAFFGLLLLYLKVFHWILKDRLEALLQSINDSTTMKTLIFSRFSLNLVLLAALDYQIIVHCISSIYTNQKIDIVSTSLYLMQVMEFTMLLIDLLNLFLQTCLNFWEFYRSQQSQSDDGNHIVHDDLSDGNRVDFDGSQHALNDDGDDDDDRQFTGLEGKFMYEKAIDVFTRFLKTALHLSMLIPFRMPMMLLKDVIWDILALYQSATGLWKIWRNNKQLDDSLLTVTVEQLQNSANEDNICIICMDELIHSTNQQTWKNKNKKPKRLPCGHILHLSCLKNWMERSQTCPICRLPVFDDKGNVVQTTFTSETNSSITMAATDNTRTIVNSQDFANETELLPTRTTSPDVRILPNQNTNTFASRATSTSTSSTTWCKFPLQQTEDNDVESRSTYEFLMTSSDEKESSIPVKLTIESHEIDYLQGDGEGQTAQKKIVIPSKFIQHT comes from the coding sequence ATGGTACCTGAGAATAGAAGGAAACAGCTGGTTGTCTTCATAGTCATCACCTATCTGCTCACGTTCTATTGCGTATATTCGGCCACCAAGACAAGTGTCTCTTTTTTGCAAGTAACACTCAAACTAAATGAGGGTTTCAATTTAATGGTTCTATCGATATTCGTCTTGTTGAATTCTACTTTGCTATGGCATCTCTTAACGAGACTATTATTTGGTGAACTAAGGCTTATCGAACATGAGcacatttttgaaagattacCGTTTACCATTATAAATACCTTGTTTATGTCCTCTATGTTCCAcgaaagatatttttttacagTGGCATTCTTCGGATTACTACTACTTTATCTAAAGGTCTTCCATTGGATCTTGAAAGATAGGTTGGAAGCTCTGTTACAGTCAATCAACGATTCCACCACGATGAAAACGCTTATATTCAGTAGGTTCTCATTAAACCTTGTACTATTGGCGGCTCTAGATTACCAGATTATAGTACATTGCATTTCATCCATATACACGAACCAAAAGATTGATATTGTTTCCACTTCCCTGTATTTGATGCAAGTAATGGAATTTACCATGCTGTTGATTGATTTACTTAACTTATTTTTACAAACTTGCCTGAACTTTTGGGAATTTTACCGCTCACAGCAAAGTCAGTCTGATGATGGCAACCATATTGTCCATGACGATCTTTCAGATGGAAACAGAGTTGATTTTGACGGATCTCAGCATGCGCTGAATGACGATggtgatgacgatgatgatagACAATTTACCGGTCTAGAAGGTAAATTTATGTATGAAAAGGCAATTGACGTTTTCACAAGATTCTTGAAAACGGCCCTACATTTGTCGATGCTGATACCATTTAGGATGCCCATGATGCTTTTGAAGGATGTTATATGGGATATCTTAGCGTTATATCAAAGTGCCACAGGTCTATGGAAAATCTGGAGGAATAATAAACAGCTTGATGACAGCCTTCTCACTGTAACTGTAGAACAGCTACAAAATTCTGCAAATGAGGACAATATTTGTATCATTTGTATGGATGAGTTAATACATTCTACTAACCAGCAAACGTggaagaataaaaataagaaaccaaaaagaTTACCTTGTGGTCATATACTCCATTTATCATGCTTAAAGAACTGGATGGAACGTTCTCAAACTTGTCCTATCTGTAGACTGCCTGTCTTCGACGATAAGGGCAACGTTGTTCAAACCACTTTTACCTCCGAAACCAATAGTTCCATCACCATGGCTGCAACGGATAATACTAGAACGATAGTAAATTCACAAGACTTTGCAAATGAAACAGAATTACTTCCCACGAGAACAACATCTCCTGACGTGAGAATATTGCCTAATCAAAACACAAATACGTTCGCATCAAGAGCAACTTCAACGTCTACATCGTCTACTACGTGGTGTAAATTCCCGCTACAGCAAACTGAAGACAACGATGTTGAATCAAGGTCAACTTACGAATTTTTAATGACAAGTTCAGATGAGAAAGAAAGTAGTATTCCAGTTAAATTAACAATAGAAAGTCATGAAATAGATTATTTGCAAGGAGACGGGGAAGGACAAACagctcaaaagaaaattgtcATACCAAGTAAATTTATTCAGCATACCTAG
- the HTZ1 gene encoding histone H2AZ (similar to Saccharomyces cerevisiae HTZ1 (YOL012C); ancestral locus Anc_6.43) gives MSGKAHGGKGKSGAKDGGSLRSQSSSARAGLQFPVGRIKRYLKRHATGRTRVGSKAAIYLTAVLEYLTAEVLELAGNAAKDLKVKRITPRHLQLAIRGDDELDSLIRATIASGGVLPHINKALLLKVEKKGNKK, from the coding sequence ATGTCAGGAAAAGCTCATGGAGGTAAAGGTAAATCAGGCGCTAAAGATGGCGGTTCATTGAGATCTCAGTCCTCCTCGGCAAGGGCTGGGTTGCAGTTTCCAGTCGGTAGAATTAAGCGTTACCTAAAAAGGCATGCTACTGGCCGAACAAGAGTAGGATCCAAAGCTGCCATTTATTTGACTGCGGTGTTAGAATATTTGACTGCTGAAGTGCTGGAGTTGGCCGGTAATGCAGCTAAGGATCTTAAAGTCAAAAGAATCACCCCAAGACATTTGCAATTGGCCATTAGGGGTGACGATGAATTAGATTCTTTGATCAGAGCTACGATTGCTTCAGGTGGTGTTTTGCCTCATATAAATAAAGCGTTACTATTaaaagtggaaaaaaagggcaataagaaatga
- the RCL1 gene encoding rRNA-processing endoribonuclease (similar to Saccharomyces cerevisiae RCL1 (YOL010W); ancestral locus Anc_6.39) has product MSSSAPKYTTFQGSQNFRLRIVLATLSGKQIKIEKIRSGDLNPGLKDYEVSFLRLIESVTNGSVIEISYTGTTVIYRPGIIVGGASTHICPNSKPVGYFVEPMLYLAPFSKKKFSILFKGITASHNDAGIEAIKWGLMPVMEKFGVRECALHTLKRGSPPLGGGEVHLVVDSLIAQPITMHEVDRPIISSITGVAYSTRVSPSLVNRMIDGTKKVLKNLKCEVNITADVWRGENSGKSPGWGITLVAQSKQKGWSYFAEDIGDAGSIPEDLGEKVAYQLLEEISKSAVVGRNQLPLAIVYMVIGKEDIGRLRINKEQIDERFIVLLRDIKKLFSTEVFLKPVDEMDNDDMIATIKGIGFTNTSKKIA; this is encoded by the coding sequence ATGTCCTCTTCCGCCCCCAAATACACCACTTTCCAAGGATCACAAAATTTTAGGTTGCGGATTGTTTTGGCAACATTATCTGggaaacaaataaaaattgaaaagatcCGTTCAGGTGATTTGAATCCTGGTCTAAAAGACTACGAAGTTTCGTTCCTAAGGCTGATCGAGTCGGTTACCAATGGAAGTGTTATCGAAATTTCATATACTGGTACCACTGTAATCTATAGACCTGGTATTATAGTTGGCGGTGCATCCACTCATATCTGCCCTAATTCTAAACCAGTAGGTTATTTCGTCGAACCAATGTTATATTTGGCtccattttcaaaaaaaaaattctcgATTTTATTTAAGGGCATAACTGCATCTCATAATGATGCTGGTATTGAAGCTATCAAATGGGGGCTGATGCCCGTTATGGAAAAATTCGGTGTTAGAGAATGTGCACTTCATACATTGAAAAGAGGTTCACCACCACTAGGAGGTGGGGAAGTACATTTGGTTGTTGATTCTTTGATTGCTCAACCAATAACTATGCATGAGGTAGATAGACCtataatttcatcaattacTGGAGTAGCATACTCCACCAGAGTGAGTCCGTCACTTGTGAACAGAATGATCGACGGCACTAAGAAGGTATTGAAAAACCTAAAATGTGAGGTCAACATAACAGCAGATGTCTGGAGAGGTGAAAATTCAGGAAAGAGTCCAGGTTGGGGTATTACTTTGGTAGCTCAATCCAAGCAAAAGGGTTGGAGTTATTTTGCAGAAGATATCGGTGATGCAGGTTCCATACCTGAAGATCTTGGTGAGAAAGTTGCCTACCAattattggaagaaatatcaaagagTGCAGTAGTTGGTAGAAACCAGCTTCCATTAGCAATTGTTTATATGGTTATcggaaaagaagatattgGTAGATTAAGGATTAATAAGGAACAAATAGACGAAAGATTTATTGTTCTCTTAAGGGATATAAAGAAGCTCTTTAGTACAGAAGTCTTTTTAAAGCCAGTTGATGAAATGGATAATGACGACATGATAGCTACTATTAAGGGTATTGGTTTTACAAACACAAGTAAAAAGATTGCATAG
- the COQ10 gene encoding ubiquinone-binding protein COQ10 (similar to Saccharomyces cerevisiae COQ10 (YOL008W); ancestral locus Anc_6.36) → MVSMIRGLQISILFRKAMLKPIVRYPLRRTFFGLSTTNHAIREQRYVLRKTINAPPSIIYAAVSEVSQYKEFIPYCTDSFVDKRNPADNKPVIGGLRVGFKQYDEEFICNVTCKDMINGDDAYTVVAETVSHNLFHLLYSKWTIMPHPTRPNATMVELLLRFKFKSRLYNSVSQIFAKTVTELVMNAFAKRAYNSVRLAMLKPPSKESSS, encoded by the coding sequence ATGGTTTCGATGATAAGGGGCTTGCAGATATCGATACTTTTCAGGAAAGCGATGCTAAAGCCAATTGTAAGATATCCCCTTagaagaactttttttggtttgaGCACTACTAATCATGCTATTAGGGAACAGCGATATGTCTTGCGCAAGACCATAAACGCCCCTCCTAGTATTATTTATGCAGCTGTGTCAGAAGTTTCTCAGTATAAGGAATTCATTCCCTATTGTACTGACTCCTTTGtagataaaagaaatccTGCAGATAACAAGCCTGTAATTGGGGGGCTTCGAGTTGGTTTTAAACaatatgatgaagaatttatATGTAATGTCACTTGCAAGGATATGATAAATGGGGATGACGCGTACACGGTTGTTGCAGAAACAGTTTCTCATAATTTGTTTCATCTTTTGTATTCAAAATGGACCATAATGCCTCATCCAACTAGACCAAACGCGACCATGGTGGAACTTTTGCTACGAtttaaattcaaatctCGATTATATAACAGTGTTTCTCAAATATTCGCCAAGACTGTAACTGAATTAGTAATGAACGCATTTGCTAAGAGAGCTTACAACTCAGTAAGGCTGGCAATGCTAAAACCTCCATCCAAAGAAAGCTCCtcataa
- the IRC10 gene encoding Irc10p (similar to Saccharomyces cerevisiae IRC10 (YOL015W)), with translation MFIEYSRLPGFENINVSFSRGMLRLAKFTNFATVEERLEYLKLLAGPNKCIQRISVDDFKKHPDEVNYIYIILLSILQMEECMSVLVQCPTVYWTRFVWPGKCAVKTFHFESQTLASAFNAVFTPYFAIMKKVLGKIKNNMLLFAEPRANMNNLLIKHFHDLIYDNIKDERVDETILYLRTNVNIPNVFVNNKKAVFHSNCVRVGNFVGQFLRFSFKRTVKWSKLDSVDSFEVTAVNYRISVNWEKTPRKVFLPLNCDTKNLRYIPKKKQNIKEKNSTTFKATKKPDTNENACNNESFSVEFPPTTSAKTEYLLKSNFSLQRIDEDNDPALQEFKLNSSLLLQEQTYSNKNILQREYSTSRGISSVNLCDRLLTPAEPKLSRNITPSLMSLAHPAVITSSGNVSENVNSQSRAKPQCKMSELGKTNSRKKTNWISSNPAPDPYEEISMCPSLLDSNLKSVSELLSYRANIASPNCSFYPKQSTKSVIIRHRSDSMQKQNSVFKNYERFKDLLCRGTNKVQAGSRKSDVETYKNERENILQKHIILQNKTKKKIKWLKYDLHRVTAAFRAAKESWNEHRFEKPDH, from the coding sequence ATGTTCATTGAATACTCTCGATTGCCTGGATTCGAAAATATTAACGTGTCATTCTCTAGGGGCATGCTAAGACTGGCAAAGTTTACCAATTTTGCAACTGTTGAGGAGAGGTTGGAATACCTCAAGCTCCTTGCAGGTCCGAACAAGTGTATTCAACGAATAAGCGTTGACGATTTTAAAAAACATCCAGATGAGGTAAattacatatatattatacTGTTATCTATTCTCCAAATGGAGGAATGCATGTCGGTCCTTGTTCAGTGCCCGACTGTTTATTGGACACGATTCGTTTGGCCTGGGAAATGTGCCGTgaaaacttttcattttgagaGTCAAACATTGGCAAGTGCTTTTAATGCAGTATTCACTCCTTATTTtgcaataatgaaaaaggttcttggaaaaataaaaaacaacatGCTACTTTTTGCAGAGCCTCGAGCAAACATGAATAATTTATTAATAAAGCATTTCCACGATCTTATATATGATAACATAAAGGATGAAAGAGTAGATGAAACAATCCTATATCTAAGGACAAACGTCAATATCCCAAATGTTTTTGTTAACAACAAAAAGGCAGTTTTCCATAGTAACTGTGTAAGAGTTGGAAATTTTGTTGGTCAGTTCCTGAGGTTTTCCTTCAAACGAACCGTAAAGTGGTCAAAGTTGGATTCAGTCGACTCATTTGAAGTTACTGCAGTgaattatagaatttcaGTCAACTGGGAAAAAACACCAAGAAAGGTATTTCTTCCTCTAAATTGTGACACAAAGAATCTACGATATATAcctaaaaagaaacagaatataaaggaaaaaaactCCACCACATTCAAGGCAACCAAAAAGCCAGACACAAACGAAAACGCTTGTAATAATGAATCGTTTTCTGTCGAATTCCCACCTACAACGTCGGCAAAGACAGAATATCTGCTGAAAAGCAACTTTTCCTTACAAAGAATCGATGAAGATAACGACCCTGCTCTCCAAGAGTTCAAATTGAACAGCTCGCTTTTGTTACAAGAACAGACTTATTCCAATAAGAACATCTTACAAAGAGAATACAGTACTTCCCGTGGAATCAGCTCTGTCAATTTATGTGACAGGCTGCTTACACCTGCCGAACCCAAATTATCCAGGAACATCACCCCCTCCTTAATGAGCTTGGCACATCCAGCTGTAATTACTAGTAGCGGAAATGTCTCAGAGAACGTTAACTCTCAATCAAGAGCTAAACCACAATGCAAAATGTCTGAACTTGGAAaaacaaattcaagaaaaaaaactaattGGATCAGTTCAAACCCAGCTCCTGACCCGTATGAGGAAATCTCAATGTGTCCAAGCCTTTTGGATTCGAATTTGAAAAGCGTATCCGAATTATTGTCCTACCGTGCCAATATAGCTTCACCAAATTGTTCCTTCTACCCAAAACAAAGTACAAAAAGTGTCATCATAAGACACAGGTCGGATTCCATGCAAAAGCAAAACAGTGTCTTCAAGAACTACGAACGTTTCAAAGATCTACTATGTAGAGGAACCAATAAAGTACAGGCGGGAAGTCGCAAATCTGACGTTGAAACATACAAGAACGAAAGAGAGAATATTTTACAAAAACACATAATCttacaaaacaaaacaaaaaaaaaaatcaaatggCTAAAGTATGACTTGCACAGAGTTACAGCAGCTTTCAGAGCTGCCAAAGAAAGTTGGAACGAACACAGATTCGAAAAGCCGGACCATTAA